A region of the Melospiza georgiana isolate bMelGeo1 chromosome Z, bMelGeo1.pri, whole genome shotgun sequence genome:
CTGGATTTCTGTGGTTTGTAAATCCTATTTTTCCTCAAGAGATAATATTCAGCCTCATGTTTCACCCCAAGCAGCTCGTACACCTCCTGGTCCTCCTAATCCTGGTCCTGGGCCTGGTCCTGGTCCAGggcctgggcctgggcctgggcctggTCCTGCTCCGGGTCCTGCTCcggctccagctcctgctggtaagttttcttttcaggcagttgtagtGACTGGGATGTGGATTGCTAGCCAGCATCTCCTTCAAGCTGCACGGCTTCTGTAGGCAAATACAGCAACACTTCATTGTAAACATAATGGAGCATTACAACTAGTGCAAACAGAAATGTTATGATACTTTAAAGAGAAGGGAAAGCTGTAGGTGGAAGCAAACATAgggtttaaaattattattggaaattttttccatttgttgcTATGTCCTTGtgggtttgctttggtttttctttgggTTTGGATGCTTGGTTGCTTGGattcttttggttttggggaGTGGTTGAGGTGGATGTGTGGgtgtttgattttttattttcgtatttaaatgcttattttattactcttttatttttaatagaagatttgtttttctatttttctgttaCAAACCATTCATATATTTAATCATCATTCATTTCAATCATAACCATTTCCAATCTTTTCATTCCCTTGGTCCTTAAATCTTAATAGAAGAGATAATATTAAGCCTCGTGTTTCACCCCCAGCAGCTCATAgacctccagctgctcctggtcctGCTCCAGTTCCTGCTCTTGTTGCTGCTCCTGGTCCTGGTCCTGGTCCTGGTCCtggtcctggtcctgctggtaAGTCTCTTCTTCAAGAGAGCAATCACTGTAGTCACTGGGATGTGGATTCCTAGCCAGCATCTCCCTTCACACTGCACAGCTTCTGTAGGCAAATACAGCAACACTTTAGTATAACGGAAATGGAGCAATTCACCTAGTGCAAAGAGAAATGGTCTGAGACATTCTTCACACAAGAAAGAAGTGGTGTAACTAACACAGGGATTAAAATTTTTGTCCAACTATAAAAGAAGTAGCTTTCCTTGATTAAAAACCACGCCTAGAATTTATAAGGACGAGGGGAAAAATATGTCTGTGAGAATATGTAGAACTTTAAACAATGTCTGCTTACAATACTTCCTAGGGCAAGACAGTTGTGATAATGTCCTTTGTCTATTAAGGATTAATATAGAATATTAATATAGAAGATATATGCCATGTCTTTCAAATAATAATTAAGAGGAAGACAGTTGTAAATACTTCAAATATGTAGTCTTGTCAGAGCAATTTAACAGCAAATGTAGATTCTCTCCTGATTTGCttctattcattttttttttattccagcaTTCTGGGGACGTCCAAGATATAGAACCTATACTGTGTCTGAAACCGACTCAGGTTACAGTAGTATGACACCCGGCAGAACCTATACTGTGTCTGGAAGCGACTCAGTCTTCAGTTCATCACCCAGCAGATCCTATAGTTTATCTGGAACCGACTCAGGCCTCCTTAGTATGACACCCGGCAGAACCTATACTGTGTCTGGAAGCGGCTCAGCCTTCAGTACGTCACCCAGCAGATACTATACTCCGTCCGAAGGTGACTCTACCAGCAGGTACTATACAGCGTCTGAAGGCAACTCACCCAGCAGATACTATACTGCGTCTGGAAGCAACATATTTGGAGGTGTGTCATCCTACAGAACCTGTACTGTCTCTGGAACCAACATTGCCTTTCCTTCCAACtacaagcttttccattccatacatctcctttctttttaaaattaccatCTCTGAAGCAAATTCACTTTCTCTGAACAGACTCCATAGGGCCTCCCCAAGGAGCCAGTACACCTCGTGCTCCTATTCCTGCTGTTGGTGGTAAGTCTGCTTCTGAAAACGTTATAGTGATTTGGATGTGGGTTGAGATCCCACATCCAAGCGGACTGGTTGAGCTGGGTGGGTGGGTGtgtgcattttgatttttttccttttattacgTTATTCAAACATAACCATTTCCAATCAGTGCATTTCCTTGGTTTGtaaatcccatttttcctcAAGAGATAATATTCAGCCTCATGTTTCACCCCAAGCAGCTCATACACCTCCTCGTAATCCTGGTCCTGGTCCTGCTCCAGGTCCGGCTCCTGCTCCGGCTGGTGAGTGTCTTTTTCCTGCAATTGTACTCACTGGGATGTGGGTTCCTACCCAGCATCTCTCTTCATGCTGCACAGCTTCTGTATACCAATACAGCAAGGCTTCACTGGAAACGTAATGGAGCATTACAAATATGGCGAACAGAAATGTTATAATACTTTTTTAGAGAATAGTAAGGGGAAGACGATGTCTAACAGagagtttaaaattattattggaaattttacttttctaattgtttcaatttttttttgttttacaaattGTTACaaattgtatttcattttttaaatttcatttcaaattgttttttctttatttctcttacaaaccattcttatttttaaatagccTTTCGTTTCAATCATAACCATTTCCAATCTGTGCGTTGCCTTGGTTTTTAAATATTACTTTTGATCAAGAGATAATATATAGCCTCGTGCTTCACCCCTAGCAGCTCATagacctcctgctcctgctcctgctcctgctcctgctcctgctcctgctcctgctcctgctcctgctccagttCCTGCTCTCGTTCCTGCTCCCGTTCCTGCTCCTGGGCCTGGTCCTGGGCCTGGACCTCGTGCTGCTGGTAAGTCTCTTCTTCAAGCAATTGTAGTCATTGGGATGTGGATTCCTAGCCAGCATCTCCCTTCACGCTGCAAAACTTCTGTAGGAAAATACAGCAACACTTTAGTATAACAATAATGGAGCAATTCAGCTCGTGCAAAGAGAAATGTTCTGACACATTCTTCACACAAGAAAGAATTGGTGTAAATAATACAGGGATAAAAAAATTTTGTCAGACTGTAGAAGAAGTTGCTTTCCTTGATTAAAAAACACACTGGAGAAAGTATAAGCATGAGAGGTATAATATGTCTGTGAGAATATGTAGAACTTCAAACAACGTCTGATTACAATAATTCCTAGGGCAAGATACTTGTGCTAATGTCCTTTGTCTATTAAGGATTAATATAGAATATTTATATGAAATGTCTTTCAAATAAGCAATTAAGACAAGGAGCAAACAGTTGTATCTCAAATACTTACTCTTGTCAGAGGTTTTAAACAGTACATGTAGATTCTCTCCTGATTTGtttcttctaatttttatttattccagcATTCTGGGGACGTCCAAGATATAGAACCTATACTGTGTCTGAAACCGACTCAGACTACAGTAGCATGACCCCCGACGGAACCTATACTGTGTCTGGAAGCGACTCAGTCTTCACTTCATCACCCAGCAGATCCTATAGTCTATCTGGAACCGACTCAGGCCTCCTTAGTATGACACCCGGCAGAACCTATACTGTGTCTGGAAGCGGCTCAGCCTTCAGTACGTCACCCAGCAGATACTATACTGCATCTGAAGGTGACTCAACCAGCAGATACTATACGGCATCTGAAGGCGAATCACCCAGCAGATACTATACCGCGTCTGGAAGCAACATATTTGCCGGTGTGTCATCCTACAGAATCTGTACTGTCTCTGGAACCAACACTTCCATTCTATGcatctcctttctttttaaaatttaccatTTCTGAAGTAAATTTACTATCTCTGACTCAACTCCTTTGGGCCTCCCCAAGGAGCCAGTACACCTCGTGCTCCTATTCCTGCTATTGGTTATAAGTCTGCTTCTGAAAATATTAGTGCCATCTGGATGTGGGTTGAGAGCCCACATCCATGGGGAGTGGTTGAGCTGGGTGGGTGGGTGTTtacattttgaattttttttccttttattacgTCTTTTAATTGCATGCTTGCTTGattactggttttttttttgttttgtttttaatagcaAAATTGTTTTTCCTCTATTTCTATTACAAACCATTCATATTCTGTAATAGCCTTTCCTTTCAAACATAACCATTTCCAATCACTGGATTTCTGTGGTTTGTAAATCCTATTTTTCCTCAAGAGATAATATTCAGCCTCATGTTTCACCCCAAGCAGCTCGTACACCTCCTGGTCCTCCTAATCCTGGTCCTGGGCCTGGTCCTGGTCCAGggcctgggcctgggcctgggcctgggcctgggcctggtcctgctcctggtcctgctccggctccagctcctgctggtaagttttcttttcaggcagttgtagtGACTGGGATGTGGATTGCTAGCCAGCATCTCCTTCAAGCTGTACGGCTTCTGTAGGCAAATACAGCAATACTTCATTGTAAACATAATGGAGCATTACAACTAGTGCAAACAGAAATGTTATGATACTTTAAAGAGAAGGGAAAGCTGTAGGTGGAAGCAAACATAgggtttaaaattattattggaaattttttccatttgttgcTATGTCCTTGtgggtttgctttggtttttctttgggTTTGGATGCTTGGTTGCTTGGattcttttggttttggggaGTGGTTGAGGTGGATGTGTGGgtgtttgattttttattttcgtatttaaatgcttattttattactcttttatttttaatagaagatttgtttttctatttttctgttaCAAACCATTCATATATTTAATCATCATTCATTTCAATCATAACCATTTCCAATCTTTTCATTTCCTTGGTCCTTAAATCTTAATAGAAGAGATAATACTAAGCCTCGTGTTTCACCCCCAGCAGCTCATAgacctccagctgctcctggtcctGCTCCAGTTCCTGCTCTCGTTGCTGCTCCTGGTCCTGGTCCTGGTCCGGGTCCtggccctggtcctgctggtaAGTCTCTTCTTCAAGAGAGCAATCACTGTAGTCACTGGGATGTGGATTCCTAGCCAGCATCTCCCTTCACGCTGCACAGCTTCTGTAGGCAAATACAGCAACACTTTAGTATAACGGAAATGGAGCAATTCACCTAGTGCAAAGAGAAATGGTCTGAGACATTCTTCACACAAGAAAGAAGTGGTGTAACTAACACAGGGATTAAAATTTTTGTCCAACTATAAAAGAAGTAGCTTTCCTTGATTAAAAACCACACCCTAGAATTTATAAGGACGAGGGGAAAAATATGTCTGTGAGAATATGTAGAACTTTAAACAATGTCTGCTTACAATACTTCCTAGGGCAAGACAGTTGTGATAATGTCCTTTGTCTATTAAGGATTAATATAGAATATTAATATAGAAGATATATGCCATGTCTTTCAAATAATAATTAAGAGGAAGACAGTTGTAAATACTTCAAATATGTAGTCTTGTCAGAGCAATTTAACAGCAAATGTAGATTCTCTCCTGATTTGCttctattcattttttttttattccagcaTTCTGGGGACGTCCAAGATATAGAACCTATACTGTGTCTGAAACCGACTCAGGTTACAGTAGTATGACACCCGGCAGAACCTATACTGTGTCTGGAAGCGACTCAGTCTTCAGTTCATCACCCAGCAGATCCTATAGTTTATCTGGAACCGACTCAGGCCTCCTTAGTATGACACCCGGCAGAACCTATACTGTGTCTGGAAGCGGCTCAGCCTTCAGTACGTCACCCAGCAGATACTATACTGCATCTGAAGGCAACTCACCCAGCAGATACTATACTGCATCTGAAGGCAACTCATTCTTCAGTACGTCACCCAGCAGTTACTATACTGCCTCTAGAAGCAACATATTTGGAGGTGTGTCATCCTACAGAACCTGTACTGTCTCTGGAACCAACACTGCCTTTCCTTCCAACTACAAGCATTTCCATTCCATacatctcctttctttttaaaatttaccatCTCTGAAGCAAATTCACTTTCTCTGAACAGACTCCATAGGGCCTCCCCAAGGAGCCAGTACACCTCGTGCTCCTATTCCTGCTGTTGGTGGTAAGTCT
Encoded here:
- the LOC131095872 gene encoding uncharacterized protein LOC131095872, translated to MFHPKQLVHLLVLLILVLGLVLVQGLGLGLGLGLGLVLLLVLLRLQLLLQLIDLQLLLVLLQFLLSLLLLVLVLVRVLALVLLVSLFFKRAITVVTGMWIPSQHLPSRCTASVGKYSNTLV